A region of the Gemmatimonadota bacterium genome:
GGCGCGGAGCTGCCCGCACTGCCGCACGACGATCCTCGAGAGCGCCGTGCGGTGTCCCAAGTGCCAGCACCATCTCCGTTTCGACTCCGGTGCCGCTGCCCGCGCCCAGCGCACCGTTACCCCCCTTCGCGTGGAAGGGACGCTGCGACACACCCTCGGCGGCGAAGCGTGGGAGTACTCGGTCCTCCTCACCATTCGCAACGAACGCGGCGAGGAGGTCGCGCGCCAGGTGATGGGGGTCGGGGCGCTGTCGCCGGGGAACGAGCGCACCTTCTCGCTCTCGGTCGAGGTCTACACCCCCGATGGACACACGGGGGCGATTGGGGGGTGACCGGCGCCTCAACGGCGGGGAGCGCCCCGAACGCACCGCATCGTGCGCACGGGGCGCTCCGTGGCTACACTTCAGGTGCCTGACGAGTCACCCTCCACCACTTCGCGCGAGGAGACCTCGATGAAGAAGCGCCACATCCCCGACTTTGCCGCGCACCCCAAGGGGGGGCCGGCTGCAGGCGGGGGCAAGACCAAGGGGAAGCCCCCGCTTCCCCCGCGTACCGCCGGCGTGAAGCCGCAAGCGACGTCCGCCAAGTCGGGACGGCGCGGCTCGTAAACGCGAGCGGCAGCATCCGCTCGTAGCACCTGTTGGCCATTACAGACCGATCGACGCACGCGAGCGCTGGCGAGGGCGTCTCGAGGAGCCATCGCCAGCGCGCTCCTTTGCACCGAGGTGCACGCGTGACCAGCGGGAGGTCGTGAGCGCGCACGAGCGCCGGTAGAGGGGCGAGGGGACATGCGGTAGACTCGTCCCGTTCATCCGCTGCTCTCCCTCGCGCCCCTCATCCCCGCATGCGCGCCATCCCCGCCCTGACGCTGTCGTTCGCGGTCGTGCTCGCGCACGTCGGCGCCCCGCCCGCCACCGCGCAGTCGGCGCGTTCCGCGCAATCCGTGCGTTCCGCCGACCTGCTCGTCAGGCACGCGCACGTCGTCGACGTCGAGACCGGGCGCATCGCACGCGATCGCGCGATCGCTATCCGCGGCGACACGATCATCGCGATTACCACGGATGCCGGCGCGAGGCGCCTGCGCGCCACGCGCACCCTGGACGCCGGCGGACGCTACGTCATTCCCGCGCTCTGGGACATGCACGTCCACTTTGGCGGTGGCGATAGCCTCATCGCCGAGAACCGGCTCCTCCTTCCGCTCTTCCTCGCGCACGGCATCGTCGCCGTGCGTGATGCGGCGGGCGACCTCTCGCCATCGGTGCTGGCCTGGCGCGACTCGGTGGCACGCGGCGCGCTCGACGGCCCCACGATCTTCACCTCGGGGCCCAAGCTCGAGGGGAAGAACTCGATCTGGCCCGGGGACCTCGAGGTGGGGACACGGGAGGAGGTGGACGCAGGGATCGCGCAGCTGCAGGCCATGCGCGTCGACTTCGTGAAGCTCACCGACAACACGCTCGCCCCCGACCTGTTCCGCTATGCGTTAGGCGAGCTGCGCCGGCGCGGCATCCGCAGCTCGGCCCACATCCCGGTCTCGGTCCCCGTGCGTGAAGCGGTCGACTCGGGGCTGCGTTCCATCGAGCACCTCTCGTACGCCATTCGTGCCGGGACCGAACGCCCGGGAGTGGCCGCCGGCGGCGACGTCATGAAGACGTTCGACGAGGCGACCGCCACCGCGACGTATCGCCTCATGGCCGAGCGCGGGACGGCGATCACCCCGACGCTCAACATCAGCCGTATCCTCGCCTGGCTCGACCAGGACGACCATGCGAAGGACCCGTACCTCCGCTACATCGGCCCCGGGCTGCGCACGACCTACACATGGCGTGTCGAACGGGCGGCGACGGCCGACGCCGCCGCCGTCGCTCGGCGGCACGCGCTGTACGACTTCACGAGTGCCAAGCTCCCGCTGCTGCAGCGTGCCGGGGTCCTCATCCTCGCAGGGACCGACGCCGGCTTTCTCAACTCGTTCGACTACCCCGGCCTGGGGCTGCACCACGAACTGGCGCTGATGGTGAAGGCCGGCCTCTCCCCGCTCGAGGCCTTGCGAGCCGCTACCATCAACGGCGCTCGTTTCCTGGGGCGCGACGGACGCCACGGCACCGTTCGCATCGGGAACGCCGCCGACCTCGTCATCCTCGACCGGAACCGGCTCGACGACATCGCCGCCACCCAGGCCATCCATGCCGTGGTGTTGCGCGGCGGGGTGCGCGACCGTGCGGCGCTCGATGCGCTACTCGCAGGGGTGGCCGCCGACGTGCAGCGACTCGAGCGCACGCCACGCACGAGCCCCGAACCGCGCCCCAGCGACTCGGCGCGCCGCTAGCGAATCCGGGGTATCATTCTCCAACTCGCGCATCCCCTTTCCTCGACTCGCATGCCCATGCTCTTCGCCCTCGTCGCCGCGGCGCACCTGCACGTCGCGCTCGCCCCGATTCCTTCCGCCGTGCTGCAGTCGCAGGCACCACTCATTGGGCGCTGGGACCTGGTGATGGAGACCCCGGGGCGACACAAGGCGGCGTGGCTCGAGGTGCGCCACTCGGGGCGCAGCATGCTGGTGGGGGCCTTCGTGAACATGGTCGGAAGCGCGCGCCCCGTCGCGCGCATCGACTACAAGGAGGGCGACTTCAAGTTCTCCCTGCCGCCGCAGTGGAACGACGCCGAAGGCGAGAACACGGTCGTCGGGCGACTCAAGGGCGACTCGATCAGCGGGACGATCAGCTACGCCAACGGCCAGAAGCAGGCGTTCCGCGGCGCACGCGCACCGTCGCTCGTGCGCACGGCACCGCCGGCGTGGGAGCTGCCCACCACGCTCTTCAACGGGCGCGACCTGACCGGGTGGAAGGCGCTCGGCGAAGGGACCAACCAGTGGGACGTCGCAAACGGCGTCCTGCGCAACAAGGCGGCGGGCACCGACCTGGTCACCGAGCGGCAGTTCACCGACTTCAAGCTCCACCTCGAGTTCCGCTTCCCCACGGGGAGCAACAGCGGCGTCTACCTGCGCGGGCGTTACGAGGTGCAGGTCGAAGACACGCAGGGGAACGAGGCGAAGATCGACGGACTCGGCGCCGTGTACGGCCACCTCATCCCTAACGAGCTGGCCTCGCTCGGCCCCGACAAGTGGCAGTCGTACGACATCACGCTCATCGGACGCCGCGTGACGATCGTGCTCAACGGGAAGACGATCATCGCCGACCAGGTGATCCCGGGGATCACCGGCGGGGCGCTCGACAGCGACGAGGGGAAGCCGGGACCGATCTTCCTGCAGGGCGACCACGGGCCGGTGGAGTACCGCAACATCGTCATCACCGCCGCCAAGTGACGCACGCGAACCGGCGCACGGGCACGAGCATTTGCACGTGGACGAGCACTCGCACGAGCACGCGGACCGGCGCGTCAGCCGTCCTCGCGGCGGTCGCGCTCCTGCTCACCGTCGCCGCCTGCGGAGGCGAGGGACGCAAGGACGCAGGCGCGCAGGCAGCGCCTAACGCGGCGCGCGCCCGCCCGCCTGTCGACCGCGCGGCTGACAGCGTGGCGGCATGGCGGGCGAAGTTCGGCCATCGCGTCCCGCGCCCCGACTCGGTGCGTGCGCTCTACGTGAATGCGTGGGCCGCCGGTTCGCGCAGCCGCATGGAGGCGCTCATCGCCATCGCCGATTCCACCGAGGTCAACGCCTTCGTCATCGACGTGAAGGAGTCGGACACCTTTCTCGCCTACGACAGCACTTCGATCCCGCTGGCGAAGGAGATCGGCGCCGACCAGCGCCCCGCCACCACGTGGCTCCCCGCGCTCGTCGACACGCTGCAGGCGCACGGGATCTACTCCATCGCCCGCATCGTCGTGTTCAAGGACCGCCAACTCGCCGAGCGGAAGCCGGAACTGGCGATCCGTCACGTGAACGGGAGCGTCTGGCGCGACAACAAGGGCGGGGCGTGGGTCAATCCGTACGATCGTCGCGTGTGGGACTACAACGTGGCCATCGCCCGCGAGGCGCTCGACATGGGCTTCTCGGAGCTGCAATGGGACTACGTGCGCTTTCCCGATGTCACGGCGCGCATGCGCACGGTGATGCACTATCCGGGAAGCAACGGCGTCTCTCGCGCCGAGAACATCCGCAACTTCATTCGCTACTCCAAGGAGAAGCTGCGCGACTTCCAGGTACCTGTCACCGCCGACGTCTTCGGGCTCGTCACGCACCTCGAGGGAGATGTCGACATCGGGCAGCACTGGGAGACGGTCATCTCCACCGCCGACGTCGTCCTCCCGATGGTCTATCCGTCGCACTACTCGGCGGGGCTCTACGGCTTTCCGCGTCCCATCGCCAAGCCGTACGAGATCGTGCGCCTGGCGACGGCCGACGCGATGGAGCGCACGCGCTTCGTGCGCGACTCCGCCAAGGTCGCCGTGGGCGAGGTGATGCCGTGGCTGGAGGCGATGAGCATTCGCGGGGCGAGCTACGGCCCGGCCGAGCTGCGCCAGCAGATCCAGGGCGTCTACGATGCCGGGGCCAAGAGCTGGGCGCTGTGGAACCCGGGGTCGCGCTATGCCGAGTTTGTCGGAGCGCTGCGCACTGCGCGCGGCACTCCGTCGCCCATCGAGCGTAGCGGCTGGACCGCCCCGCAGTGGACGTTGCCGCGCGAGCGGTTGAGCAAGGTCATCGCGGCGCGCGAACGTCGCGCGCGTGCCGACTCCGTGGCCGCGGCAACTGTCCCGGGCGCCGCCACGCCGGCGCCGCCGCCCGGTGCCGCCAAGACGCCGTAACCGTCAGCAGCAAACGTTGGCCGAGCACCACCCGACGTCACCGCCCCACTCCCCATCCCTTCATCGCACGCACGCCATGCCCCGTCACCACGTCGAAAGCTCGCGCGGCCCCGCCGCCATCGGCCCCTACTCGCACGCCGTCTGGGCGGGCGACCTGCTCTATTGCTCCGGCCAGACGCCGATCGATCCTGCGGTGGGGAAGCTCATCGAGGGTGACGTGGAGGCGCAGACGCATCGCGCCTTCGACAACCTGCAGGCGGTCGTGGAGGATGCGGGGCTCACGATGGACGACGTGATCAAGTGCAACGTCTATCTCACCGACATGGCCAACTTCCCGCAGATGAACGCGGCCTATCTCACCCGCTTCGCGCGTCCCTTCCCGGCGCGCACCACGGTCGCCGTGGCCGGCCTGCCGCTTGGCGCCCTGGTGGAGATCGAACTCGTCGCGAAGCGCCCGTGATCGGTGCGTGATGCGAGGGTGCGCGAGTGCCAGGCACGCGCGCACCCTCGCTCACCGGTCGAGGACGCCGGTGAGCCAGTGCAGGACGTTGAGCACGAACTGCGGATTCTGCTCGGCCATGGGGGCATTCATCCCCATCGGGTTTCGCTTGGGGCCTGCGCGCTGGGCGCTGAACATCGCCGCCTCGCCGAAGAAGGCGACCCGCCCGCGCTCCACCTTGCGCGTGGCCCCCTGCAGCCACCCCCCCACGGGGCGCGCCGGCGTCGTCTCCGTGAACTGCCACGCATAACGAGGCTCGAGCGAGACGAAGTCTGGCGGGAGGATCATGACCGGCTGCAGGTCACGGGCGCGCCCCTGAAAGGCCTGCCCCGTGAACGAGCGCACCTGCGTGACGCGCTCGGTGGAGTCGCGCCCGGCGACGATGGGGTGCATGGCGAGCGTCCCATCGGAAGGCCGGAAGAGTGTAGGGGTGGCGAACGCCGAGTCGCGCCCCGCCTTGCTGGTGAATCCCTTGACCGCGAAGCCATCGGCGAAGGCGACGTCGAACGCCGCGGCAAGCGCGGAGGCCGCGCCGGCCAGCGGCATGTGGTCGGCGATCAGCAGGAGCGCACCTCCGGTGCCGACCCAGTTCCGTACCGCGGCGATCTCCCCCTTCGCGAAGGCGGACGGAGTAGGCGTGGGATACGTGTTCCACTCGGCGTCGCTCCACTGGGCGTTGGAGATCACCAACACATTGCAGCTGCCGAGCGCCGTGCTGGTGAACGGGGAGCGGGAAGGCACGACCCGAAAGCCGTCGCGTCGGGCCAGTTCGCCAAAGGCGAAGAACCGATTGTCGAGCGTGTGGAAGTTGTGGTGCGCCTCGTCGAGACAGATCACCGGCCCCTGGCCGGCCGCGTAGGCCGGGCGAGGCACGGGCGGGCGGAAGGCGCTGTCGGGGAGCTGCTGAGCGCCCACCGGAACGGCGAACGTCAGGGCGAGCAGGAGGGTGCGACGTGCAGCAGCAGTCATCACGAGAGCCCCCAGGTGATGGGCGAGTTGATCTCGATGGTCGTCAGCTGAGACGATCGCATCAAGGCATCAGGGACGAAGCGTACACCACGGCGGGCCAGGTGGCGGCCCACGCCAGGAGGAACCGATTGAGGCCGAAGGCCGCGACATTGCCGAGGTGGAACAGGCCGGCGATGGAGACCATCACGAGGGCGAGTCTGGGGTCGAGAAAGGCGACCGGGAAGAGGCATTCGAAGAGCATCACGCTCCACGACGCCGCGAGCAGCGCCGTGCGCCCCGACAGCAGCCGTCGCAGCGCCGCCGGTGTCCCGAAGTGCGGGGTCGCAACGAACGAGGCCAGCGCCGCGCCCGACCGCCACGGCGCGTTGATGATCTTGACCACGCCGGCGATGAAGTACGACATCATCGCCTGCGCCGCCACGTAGAGCAGGGCCGCGCTCACCAGCACGCCCGAGGGGATGCCGAGCCAGTCGCCGAGCGGCCCGGCCGCGTGCGCGACGACCAGCGCGGTGAGGACGACCATCTGCATCATGTCGCTGCCGCCGTTGCTGCTGCCGCGAAAGCGGATGTTCACGAGGAGCGACGTGATCCAGAGCGCCGGCGCCACCCCCGGCCGCACCCCCGCCAGCAGCAACGCGGCGAGGGCGAGCCGAGCGACGAGGAGGGCGAGGAAGGGGCGATAGGCGAGGAGCGGGGCGAGCCATCGGAGTTCCGGCGCGAGCGTCGCCCACCGCCAGGTCCCGTCATCGGCCAGGGCGCGGCGGGTCACGAGCAGTTCCAGCGTCCCCTGGATCACCGCGGCGGCGGCGACCATTTCGACCAGGCGCAGTGTGGTCCCCGCGTCGGGGGGTGTCATACCTCGTGCTCGCGGGAGATGACGAGGTCACCCGGCGCGCTCCCTGGGGTGCGGTCCGACGCAGCGCCGGCCGCGTGCGACGTCTCCACGAGCTTGAACTGGCAGGTCGCGCCACGCGGGACGTTGCCGTCAGCCGCAAGGTTGGCCCGCACGAGGTTGAGCACCAGCTGGTAGGAGACCAGCGACTCCGGGCCTCGCGGGTCGGTGTCGTCCCAATCGCCCACATCCATGAGCAACCGCTCGAGGAGCGATTGCTGGGCGAGCAGCAGGTTGCCGGCCGGGTTCCAGACCAGGTGCACGACCGATCGCGGCGGCGGAGCGAGAATCGGTCGCCATGCGCCGAACGACGCGCCATCCGGTGCAACGCGCACCAGGAGCGTGGGCGTCACCTGCAGGTCATCGAAGAAGCGCCACGACGGGACGAGCACTCGCACCAGTGACACCACGGGATGCCGAACCTCGGCGCGCGGCAGGAGGGCGACCAGGACCAGGAGGACGGCGACGGCCACCAGCACGAGGCCCTGCGGCGAGTCGGTCATCGCGGGCCGGGGCGCGCATCGACCAGCGATTCCGGCGCGGCGTCGCGCACCTCGTCCCACGACCACCCGCGCTCGCGCATCACGCGCAGCGACAGCGCCTGGTAGCGCTTGGCCAGGCGTCGCCCCTCGGCATCGCGCACCAGCGGCTCGTGGCACCAGGCGGGGGGCGTGGCGCCTAACGCGCGGTAGACCAGGAGCTGGCGCGCGGTGGAGAGCAGGAGGTCCTCCCCGCGCACCACCTCGGTGATCCCCATCGCGATGTCGTCGGCCACGACGGCGAGTTCGTACGCCGGGATGCCGTCGCGGCGCCAGAGGACGAAGTCGCCGAAGTCGCGCCCGGCCTCGAAGGCCTGGTCGCCGCGCCGGGCGTCGGTGAAGCGCACCACGTCGCCGTCCGGGACTCGAAAGCGCCACGTCACGCCAAACGGTTCGGCATGCTCGCGCTCGGCGCCGGCAGGTGCACGCCACTCGGGCGGGAAGATCGGCTCGGCCCCTTCTTCGTCTTCGTGCGGTGCGAGAGCGGCATCGCGCAGCTCCTTGCGACTGACGTGACTCGGGTAGATCACGCCGGCATTCCGCAGCTGGCGCCAGGCATCGACGTAGACGGCGGTTCGCTGTGACTGGT
Encoded here:
- a CDS encoding amidohydrolase family protein, producing MRAIPALTLSFAVVLAHVGAPPATAQSARSAQSVRSADLLVRHAHVVDVETGRIARDRAIAIRGDTIIAITTDAGARRLRATRTLDAGGRYVIPALWDMHVHFGGGDSLIAENRLLLPLFLAHGIVAVRDAAGDLSPSVLAWRDSVARGALDGPTIFTSGPKLEGKNSIWPGDLEVGTREEVDAGIAQLQAMRVDFVKLTDNTLAPDLFRYALGELRRRGIRSSAHIPVSVPVREAVDSGLRSIEHLSYAIRAGTERPGVAAGGDVMKTFDEATATATYRLMAERGTAITPTLNISRILAWLDQDDHAKDPYLRYIGPGLRTTYTWRVERAATADAAAVARRHALYDFTSAKLPLLQRAGVLILAGTDAGFLNSFDYPGLGLHHELALMVKAGLSPLEALRAATINGARFLGRDGRHGTVRIGNAADLVILDRNRLDDIAATQAIHAVVLRGGVRDRAALDALLAGVAADVQRLERTPRTSPEPRPSDSARR
- a CDS encoding DUF1080 domain-containing protein, with protein sequence MPMLFALVAAAHLHVALAPIPSAVLQSQAPLIGRWDLVMETPGRHKAAWLEVRHSGRSMLVGAFVNMVGSARPVARIDYKEGDFKFSLPPQWNDAEGENTVVGRLKGDSISGTISYANGQKQAFRGARAPSLVRTAPPAWELPTTLFNGRDLTGWKALGEGTNQWDVANGVLRNKAAGTDLVTERQFTDFKLHLEFRFPTGSNSGVYLRGRYEVQVEDTQGNEAKIDGLGAVYGHLIPNELASLGPDKWQSYDITLIGRRVTIVLNGKTIIADQVIPGITGGALDSDEGKPGPIFLQGDHGPVEYRNIVITAAK
- a CDS encoding putative glycoside hydrolase, whose translation is MTHANRRTGTSICTWTSTRTSTRTGASAVLAAVALLLTVAACGGEGRKDAGAQAAPNAARARPPVDRAADSVAAWRAKFGHRVPRPDSVRALYVNAWAAGSRSRMEALIAIADSTEVNAFVIDVKESDTFLAYDSTSIPLAKEIGADQRPATTWLPALVDTLQAHGIYSIARIVVFKDRQLAERKPELAIRHVNGSVWRDNKGGAWVNPYDRRVWDYNVAIAREALDMGFSELQWDYVRFPDVTARMRTVMHYPGSNGVSRAENIRNFIRYSKEKLRDFQVPVTADVFGLVTHLEGDVDIGQHWETVISTADVVLPMVYPSHYSAGLYGFPRPIAKPYEIVRLATADAMERTRFVRDSAKVAVGEVMPWLEAMSIRGASYGPAELRQQIQGVYDAGAKSWALWNPGSRYAEFVGALRTARGTPSPIERSGWTAPQWTLPRERLSKVIAARERRARADSVAAATVPGAATPAPPPGAAKTP
- a CDS encoding RidA family protein; this encodes MPRHHVESSRGPAAIGPYSHAVWAGDLLYCSGQTPIDPAVGKLIEGDVEAQTHRAFDNLQAVVEDAGLTMDDVIKCNVYLTDMANFPQMNAAYLTRFARPFPARTTVAVAGLPLGALVEIELVAKRP
- a CDS encoding HTTM domain-containing protein: MTPPDAGTTLRLVEMVAAAAVIQGTLELLVTRRALADDGTWRWATLAPELRWLAPLLAYRPFLALLVARLALAALLLAGVRPGVAPALWITSLLVNIRFRGSSNGGSDMMQMVVLTALVVAHAAGPLGDWLGIPSGVLVSAALLYVAAQAMMSYFIAGVVKIINAPWRSGAALASFVATPHFGTPAALRRLLSGRTALLAASWSVMLFECLFPVAFLDPRLALVMVSIAGLFHLGNVAAFGLNRFLLAWAATWPAVVYASSLMP
- the gluQRS gene encoding tRNA glutamyl-Q(34) synthetase GluQRS, producing the protein MPTYRGRLAPTPTGEMHLGHARTFHAAWRRSVEAEGALVLRIEDLDPLRCRPEYTQQMLDDFAWMGIEWTEGPLYQSQRTAVYVDAWRQLRNAGVIYPSHVSRKELRDAALAPHEDEEGAEPIFPPEWRAPAGAEREHAEPFGVTWRFRVPDGDVVRFTDARRGDQAFEAGRDFGDFVLWRRDGIPAYELAVVADDIAMGITEVVRGEDLLLSTARQLLVYRALGATPPAWCHEPLVRDAEGRRLAKRYQALSLRVMRERGWSWDEVRDAAPESLVDARPGPR